A genomic window from Thunnus maccoyii chromosome 2, fThuMac1.1, whole genome shotgun sequence includes:
- the mcrip2 gene encoding MAPK regulated corepressor interacting protein 2: MMYTITRGPSKLVTQRRTGPTQQIESKFSDLKLKPTSWLTSNSPPPKIVFNRLNGKRYHNTSTQKPDSPAEGFTPAHEENVRFVFEAWQEVEQKLGNADVGESSTGRQGPVQYTEKTPSAAMKNFVPIDLEEWWAQRFLANIANLS, translated from the exons ATGATGTACACAATCACCAGAGGTCCCAGCAAACTTGTTACACAACGGAGGACAG gTCCCACACAACAGATCGAGAGCAAATTCAGCGACTTGAAGCTCAAGCCGACATCTTGGCTCACATCTAA CTCTCCACCCCCAAAGATTGTGTTCAACCGTCTCAACGGGAAGCGCTACCACAACACTTCCACACAGAAGCCCGACAGCCCAGCAGAGGGATTCACTCCTGCACATGAGGAGAACGTCAGATTTGTGTTTGAAG CATGGCAGGAGGTGGAGCAGAAGCTGGGGAACGCGGACGTCGGGGAATCATCGACTGGCAGGCAGGGGCCCGTTCAGTACACTGAGAAGACCCCCAGTGCTGCGATGAAGA ACTTTGTGCCCATAGACCTGGAGGAGTGGTGGGCTCAGCGCTTCCTCGCCAACATTGCCAACCTGTCATGA